One region of Elusimicrobiota bacterium genomic DNA includes:
- a CDS encoding Ig-like domain-containing protein: MKRKIIISIFNVPVFILFFCFFTCNLHALPDLTISDITFNDNTPSNNQVLTISATVRNIDQNYSNQVVLTPATSSYQAWTSSGTTALSSSVWYANCFVLPYNMYLGKAEIIIRNLTGITTNYINVTIRQNNVYFGALVPSGALVPVVGTSNPLNNPTTYQHWQEFVFDSPPYLSASTTYWLCIESTSTVSYGIGLKSGVAIDKVGGSIDMGLSWASTTSVSGINEIYYKLYQCTQTIVSFYDGNPTGGGIFISSNVFEKPLLSEESVVVSTTWTATAGSHNIYSVVDYPNLVSESDETNNSLSGNLNVAAVPSIVTFSPPDNASNVHISTSIYVYFSENMEKTTTEGAISVKAIRNNEGIVVDTGVAGIAEYTSSDKKLSFTSNLLKNNYTYEVAISTIANDIYGNYLQSSMTWTFSTFTSSPVIVSFFPPDNASDVNVSTSIYVYFSDDMEEITTEGAISVKAIRNNEGIVVDTAVAGTVEYTSSDKKLSFTSNLLKSNYTYEVTISTIAYDVYGKRLSDSKTWTFSTFRSLPAIVSVFPSDKALGVDIIKSIYVHFSEDMEKTTTEGAISVKAIRNSESSDVDLAVTGTAEYVSSEKKLSFTSSLLKNNYIYEVTITTTAYDIYGKRLSDSKTWTFSTILDNRASNIVKDPVNPELFSVTISPGAFPEKVYVIGSTATTKISLVERANAKLPSFNDPFYSFIQGTVREFTAYNVSGNFVTNNFSSDVTVTIPYTETNGIVTGMSFPVRENMLAIYYLNENDNLWVKLPDYIVDAANNKVTANVPHFSTFALMGTNTTDLSNAYAYPVPFRVGTDTAITFTNISSYATIKIFTISGELVKQIEHTDGNPLERWDVRTDDGNVLASGVYIYHIKNEREKKFGKIVVIK, translated from the coding sequence ATGAAAAGAAAAATTATAATTAGTATCTTTAATGTTCCGGTTTTCATACTATTCTTTTGCTTTTTTACCTGCAATTTACATGCTCTGCCGGATTTAACAATATCCGATATAACTTTCAATGATAACACACCTTCAAATAATCAGGTACTCACAATTTCCGCCACGGTTAGAAATATTGACCAGAATTATTCCAACCAGGTAGTTCTCACACCGGCGACATCTTCTTATCAGGCATGGACCTCAAGCGGCACGACAGCGTTATCTTCTTCTGTATGGTATGCAAATTGTTTTGTTTTACCATATAACATGTATTTAGGAAAAGCAGAAATCATAATTAGAAATCTTACTGGTATAACAACAAATTATATAAATGTGACAATACGTCAAAACAATGTATATTTTGGTGCTTTAGTACCCAGTGGTGCATTAGTCCCTGTAGTAGGTACTTCCAATCCTTTGAACAATCCTACGACATATCAGCATTGGCAGGAATTTGTTTTTGATTCGCCTCCATATTTAAGTGCCTCGACGACGTACTGGTTATGCATAGAAAGTACTTCTACAGTATCATATGGAATAGGACTAAAAAGCGGTGTGGCAATAGATAAGGTAGGAGGAAGTATAGATATGGGGCTTAGTTGGGCTTCAACTACAAGCGTTTCAGGAATCAATGAGATTTACTATAAATTATATCAATGCACTCAAACTATTGTTAGTTTTTATGATGGAAATCCAACTGGTGGAGGAATATTTATAAGTTCAAATGTATTTGAAAAACCGCTGCTTAGTGAAGAATCAGTTGTTGTCTCAACCACTTGGACAGCAACAGCCGGTAGTCATAATATTTATTCTGTTGTGGATTATCCCAATTTAGTAAGTGAGTCAGATGAAACTAATAATTCACTATCTGGAAATTTAAATGTTGCGGCAGTACCTTCAATAGTTACATTTTCTCCGCCTGATAACGCGTCTAATGTCCATATAAGCACGTCAATCTATGTATATTTTAGTGAAAATATGGAAAAAACAACTACAGAGGGAGCAATATCTGTAAAAGCAATAAGAAACAATGAGGGTATTGTAGTAGATACAGGGGTAGCAGGAATCGCGGAGTATACAAGTAGCGATAAGAAGCTGTCTTTCACCTCAAATCTTTTAAAGAATAATTATACTTATGAAGTTGCCATATCAACCATCGCAAATGATATATACGGTAACTATTTGCAAAGTTCAATGACATGGACATTCAGTACTTTTACAAGTTCACCTGTGATAGTTTCATTTTTTCCACCTGATAACGCGTCTGATGTCAATGTAAGCACATCAATATATGTGTATTTTAGTGATGATATGGAAGAGATAACTACAGAAGGTGCTATATCCGTAAAAGCAATAAGAAACAATGAGGGTATAGTAGTTGATACAGCGGTAGCAGGAACTGTTGAGTATACAAGTAGTGATAAAAAGTTATCTTTTACGTCAAACCTTTTAAAAAGTAATTATACTTATGAAGTTACTATATCAACCATTGCTTATGACGTGTATGGCAAGCGATTAAGTGATTCGAAGACATGGACTTTTAGTACTTTTAGAAGTTTACCTGCAATAGTATCAGTTTTCCCTTCTGATAAAGCGTTGGGAGTAGATATAATCAAATCAATATATGTCCATTTCAGTGAGGATATGGAAAAAACAACTACAGAAGGCGCTATATCTGTAAAAGCAATAAGAAACAGTGAAAGTAGCGATGTTGATTTAGCAGTTACAGGGACGGCAGAATATGTAAGTAGTGAGAAGAAGTTATCCTTTACATCAAGTCTTTTAAAGAATAATTATATTTATGAAGTTACTATAACAACCACCGCATATGACATATATGGCAAGAGATTGAGTGACTCAAAAACCTGGACGTTCAGTACTATTTTGGATAATAGAGCTTCAAATATTGTTAAAGACCCGGTAAATCCTGAATTATTCAGCGTGACTATTTCACCGGGAGCGTTTCCTGAAAAAGTATATGTTATAGGAAGTACGGCGACAACTAAGATTTCGCTGGTTGAACGGGCAAATGCTAAACTCCCAAGTTTTAATGACCCATTTTATTCTTTTATACAAGGAACAGTGCGTGAATTTACTGCCTATAACGTTTCCGGTAATTTTGTGACTAATAATTTTTCTTCAGATGTAACAGTTACTATTCCTTACACTGAAACAAATGGAATTGTAACCGGCATGTCTTTCCCGGTAAGAGAGAATATGCTTGCAATTTATTATTTAAATGAAAATGATAATCTTTGGGTAAAATTACCGGATTATATTGTAGATGCAGCCAATAATAAAGTTACAGCAAATGTCCCGCATTTCTCTACTTTCGCATTGATGGGAACAAATACAACCGACCTTTCTAATGCTTATGCATATCCGGTCCCGTTCAGGGTGGGTACGGATACCGCGATAACATTCACGAATATATCGTCTTATGCGACAATAAAAATTTTCACGATAAGCGGGGAATTAGTCAAACAAATTGAACACACTGACGGCAACCCGCTTGAAAGGTGGGATGTCCGGACTGACGATGGCAATGTTTTAGCGAGTGGTGTATACATTTATCACATAAAAAACGAAAGAGAAAAGAAGTTCGGGAAAATAGTAGTGATAAAATAA
- a CDS encoding PorV/PorQ family protein: MKLKKQKINNLHSNYYIFRSFLISDFLLLASCFLFLASCSSLYAVNTGADFLKLGIGARPSALGECGAALSSDVTAIYWNPAGLAKIEKMELVAAHSQTVMDATFGFLGFAYPNKKFGNFGVGSTLFIPESVPITTTSEETEGQLRWLDVAFTLSYGRDIINNLSAGIGFKIIHRKESSPIFDTKGTAYAGDFGFIYQLNPDFIAEKDEKLNLGFSMSNLGNKIQMSGETKKDNLPQTTRLGFAYEFHPNNENAIIVLSEVNKILDEKLGFGFGTEYKLREPVFIRFGYLTKEGNIKGITYGFGINVKGFQLDYSNVPVSELVGWTRDNRISLIVRF; encoded by the coding sequence ATGAAATTAAAAAAACAAAAAATAAATAACTTGCATTCTAATTATTATATATTTCGTTCTTTCCTTATTTCTGATTTCTTGCTTCTTGCTTCTTGCTTCTTATTTCTTGCTTCCTGTTCCTCCCTTTATGCAGTTAATACGGGGGCTGATTTTCTTAAGCTTGGGATTGGAGCGAGACCATCGGCGTTAGGAGAATGTGGGGCTGCTTTATCTTCTGATGTAACAGCAATTTACTGGAATCCTGCCGGTCTGGCTAAAATAGAAAAAATGGAATTGGTAGCTGCTCACAGCCAGACGGTTATGGACGCTACTTTCGGGTTTTTAGGTTTTGCATACCCGAATAAAAAATTTGGGAATTTTGGAGTTGGTAGTACACTCTTTATTCCTGAATCTGTTCCCATAACAACAACAAGCGAGGAGACGGAAGGACAATTAAGATGGCTGGATGTGGCTTTTACATTATCATACGGAAGAGATATTATAAATAACCTTTCAGCAGGAATAGGATTTAAAATAATTCACCGGAAAGAAAGCAGCCCTATATTTGATACGAAAGGAACCGCGTATGCAGGTGATTTCGGTTTTATATATCAACTGAACCCGGATTTTATTGCTGAAAAAGATGAAAAATTAAATTTGGGGTTTTCAATGTCAAACTTGGGAAACAAAATACAAATGAGCGGTGAAACAAAAAAAGATAACCTCCCGCAAACAACAAGACTTGGTTTTGCATACGAGTTCCACCCGAACAATGAAAATGCTATAATTGTTTTGAGTGAAGTTAACAAAATATTGGATGAAAAATTAGGATTTGGGTTTGGTACGGAATACAAACTTAGAGAACCGGTTTTTATAAGGTTTGGATATCTTACTAAAGAAGGGAATATAAAAGGTATAACATACGGGTTTGGAATTAATGTAAAAGGATTCCAGTTGGATTATAGTAACGTACCGGTTAGTGAGCTTGTAGGATGGACACGGGACAATAGGATTTCGTTAATTGTTAGGTTTTAG
- a CDS encoding tetratricopeptide repeat protein, translated as MKNNVQNNQWKQWFAIGVIVIATIVVYYNSFKVPFLWDDRSKIVDNPDIKKLSNITTKLIYPSAANKTFERNDPSRPLVYLTFTLNYYIGKLNPFGYHLFNLIIHIFNVILIFFLTKKILSYTNLLNLSIYHSFIFSLFVSLLFAIHPVNTNSVTYLFSRSVLLATFFYLLSILFFIKTFEKNKTFYILSLLSFILALFARQDVVTLPAIILLFDYIILSDFSAKKVIENKYYHVPYWILFVGFLLFRYFYFGSIGDLEAENLPGRLIYLINQPYVIVKYLWLLFVPIGLSIDRGQFLIIKSIYELKEILSIIIIISIFIFAYQLYKRKSDTSKIILFSILWYFITLSPTSSFFPTTSTMVDNRLYLAGFGFYLILIFSYLSFFKSLKFPNFSIILICINILILGIITVKRNQLYQKSIPLWQDVVSYYPHSRAYNNLGVSYCEQKEYEKALNEYQKAICLSPKYKDAHYNLGFLFYIQKDYNNAIQHFKKVIELEPNYAKVHFELGNLYLDIKEYAKAIQEYQKVIEISPNEATVYNNLGVLYRILKDYNSAIQEYQKAIELNPDDEKAHNNLGVLYCNQKSYDKAIQEYQKALKINPNYFEAYCNLATAYCGLKRYDEALQGFEIALSLSPNDKDIQNKVNFLKQTVTH; from the coding sequence ATGAAAAATAACGTTCAAAATAACCAATGGAAACAATGGTTTGCTATTGGAGTAATAGTAATTGCTACAATAGTTGTCTATTATAACTCTTTTAAAGTTCCATTTTTATGGGACGATAGATCGAAAATTGTAGATAACCCGGATATTAAAAAATTGAGTAACATTACAACTAAGCTTATTTATCCTTCAGCTGCTAATAAAACTTTTGAAAGAAATGACCCGTCAAGACCATTGGTGTATCTAACATTTACATTGAATTATTATATTGGTAAATTAAATCCATTCGGTTATCATCTTTTTAACCTTATAATACACATATTTAATGTAATTCTAATATTCTTTTTAACTAAAAAAATACTTTCATATACTAATCTTTTAAATCTTTCAATTTATCATTCTTTTATTTTCTCTCTATTTGTATCTCTACTTTTTGCAATTCATCCTGTAAATACAAATTCAGTAACATATTTGTTCAGTCGGTCTGTTCTTTTAGCCACCTTTTTTTATTTACTATCAATATTATTTTTTATTAAGACATTTGAAAAGAATAAAACTTTTTATATTCTTTCACTGCTGAGTTTTATTCTGGCATTATTTGCAAGACAAGATGTTGTTACTTTACCTGCAATAATCTTATTATTTGATTATATTATTTTAAGTGATTTTAGTGCAAAAAAAGTTATCGAAAATAAATATTATCATGTGCCATACTGGATATTGTTTGTTGGTTTTTTACTATTCAGATATTTTTATTTTGGCAGTATAGGTGATTTAGAAGCAGAAAACCTTCCGGGGCGGCTTATATATTTAATAAATCAACCATATGTGATAGTGAAATATCTCTGGTTACTTTTTGTGCCTATTGGATTATCTATAGATCGTGGCCAATTCTTGATAATAAAATCAATATACGAGTTAAAAGAAATATTATCAATTATCATTATCATAAGTATCTTTATATTTGCATATCAACTGTACAAAAGAAAATCTGATACATCAAAAATAATCTTATTTTCTATACTTTGGTATTTTATAACATTATCGCCAACATCAAGTTTTTTCCCTACAACCAGCACCATGGTTGATAATAGACTATATCTTGCAGGATTTGGTTTTTATCTTATTCTTATATTTTCTTATCTTTCATTTTTTAAATCTTTAAAATTTCCTAACTTTTCAATTATTTTAATATGTATTAATATACTTATTCTTGGTATAATAACTGTAAAAAGAAATCAACTTTATCAAAAATCTATTCCTTTATGGCAAGATGTTGTTTCATATTATCCACATAGTAGAGCATATAACAATCTTGGTGTTTCATATTGTGAACAAAAAGAATATGAAAAAGCACTTAATGAATACCAAAAGGCTATATGTTTAAGTCCAAAATATAAGGATGCACATTATAACCTTGGTTTTTTATTTTATATTCAGAAAGATTATAATAATGCAATACAGCATTTCAAAAAAGTCATCGAGCTAGAACCAAATTATGCGAAAGTACATTTTGAGCTTGGTAATTTATATCTTGATATAAAAGAATATGCTAAAGCAATTCAGGAATATCAAAAAGTTATAGAAATAAGTCCAAACGAAGCGACGGTATATAATAATCTTGGGGTTTTATATCGTATTCTGAAAGACTACAATAGCGCGATTCAGGAATATCAAAAAGCTATAGAATTAAATCCAGACGATGAAAAAGCACACAACAATTTAGGTGTTTTGTATTGTAATCAGAAAAGCTATGATAAAGCAATTCAGGAATATCAAAAAGCACTCAAAATAAACCCAAATTATTTTGAAGCATACTGTAATCTTGCTACTGCGTATTGTGGTCTGAAAAGATATGATGAAGCACTTCAAGGGTTTGAAATTGCCTTGAGTTTATCACCAAATGACAAAGATATTCAAAATAAAGTAAATTTTTTAAAACAAACGGTAACACATTAA
- a CDS encoding response regulator → MSNELILVADDDQNIRNACAESMKMEGYKVLTAASGEEALGIIKKTFCNIVLSDLKMPGMDGMALLKQIKKMSPATEVILFTSYGTVETAVEAMKIGAYDFVTKPIDLAELDLMIIRCLEKQRLLVEVGEFKELVNLYEASRAMSSVMKLPQLLDFIVKLACEALIADGGSIMLLNKETNELEVKASTGLRGDLVLDKKIKLGERVAGYVALENQPVLIDGDIKNDTRFTGLEGFDGIKSGLSAPLTRKNQVIGVINLNRMDAEKKFTKRDLNLLSIFTSQAAIAIENTILFSALEGEKEKIQAVFSGMRDGAILTDNKFRIIMLNQSAETLLNLKKENCISLSAGRPGKNLFECIPDIKPSVKIDENIVDFDLTREKGKLLTLSVLMTKILDENKNITGYIFVLRDVTNERKEEKIKRNFIDFISHKLRTPLTGITGYFSILQKQETFKKLNAAEKKAFEIIEKEAQELSGLIDKLLRFSSVETDSLGLNREKINLTELIKECIKNIPVTPGSGISINVSPMFGSLPPVSGDKTRIMQVFQNLITNGIKFNENSEKNIEISGMRMGEFIQICVVDNGDGIPSEEIPKLFQKFYQIEESFTGQVEGAGLGLALVKRIVGEHGGKVWAESEVGKGSRFYFTLAI, encoded by the coding sequence ATGAGTAATGAACTGATATTAGTTGCTGATGATGACCAGAATATAAGAAATGCTTGTGCAGAATCTATGAAAATGGAAGGTTACAAAGTGCTAACAGCGGCATCAGGTGAAGAAGCATTGGGGATTATTAAAAAAACTTTTTGTAACATTGTTCTTTCTGATTTGAAAATGCCCGGTATGGATGGAATGGCGTTATTAAAACAGATAAAAAAAATGTCTCCTGCAACAGAAGTAATTTTGTTTACTTCATATGGTACAGTTGAAACTGCTGTGGAAGCGATGAAAATAGGCGCCTATGATTTTGTTACAAAGCCGATTGATTTAGCCGAACTGGATTTAATGATTATACGGTGCCTGGAAAAACAGCGGCTGCTTGTTGAGGTCGGTGAATTTAAGGAACTGGTGAATCTTTACGAGGCAAGCAGGGCGATGAGTTCGGTTATGAAACTCCCGCAATTATTGGATTTTATAGTAAAACTTGCCTGCGAGGCTTTAATAGCAGACGGCGGTTCTATTATGTTGCTTAATAAAGAAACAAATGAATTAGAAGTAAAAGCATCTACAGGACTTAGGGGAGATTTGGTTTTAGATAAGAAAATTAAACTTGGTGAAAGAGTAGCAGGTTATGTAGCTTTAGAAAATCAGCCGGTTTTAATAGATGGGGATATCAAAAACGATACACGTTTTACCGGTTTAGAAGGTTTCGACGGTATAAAATCAGGATTGAGTGCGCCACTAACAAGAAAAAATCAGGTTATAGGCGTTATCAATCTAAATCGAATGGATGCAGAAAAAAAATTTACTAAACGTGACCTTAACCTTTTATCTATTTTCACGTCTCAGGCTGCAATCGCTATCGAAAATACTATTTTATTTTCTGCTTTAGAAGGGGAAAAGGAAAAAATCCAGGCTGTATTTTCAGGCATGCGTGACGGTGCGATTCTTACAGACAATAAATTTAGAATAATTATGCTTAACCAGTCAGCAGAAACTTTACTTAATCTTAAAAAAGAAAACTGCATATCACTGTCTGCCGGGCGGCCGGGGAAAAATTTATTTGAATGTATTCCCGATATTAAGCCGTCGGTGAAAATTGACGAAAATATTGTTGATTTTGATTTAACAAGGGAAAAAGGCAAATTACTCACCCTTTCTGTTTTAATGACAAAAATTCTGGATGAGAATAAAAACATTACAGGATATATTTTTGTTTTGCGTGATGTTACTAATGAAAGAAAAGAAGAAAAGATAAAAAGGAATTTTATTGATTTCATATCCCATAAACTAAGGACACCTTTAACCGGTATTACGGGTTATTTTTCGATTTTACAGAAGCAGGAAACGTTTAAAAAGTTGAACGCAGCTGAGAAAAAAGCATTTGAAATCATAGAAAAAGAAGCGCAAGAACTTTCCGGTTTAATAGACAAACTACTCAGGTTCAGTTCAGTTGAAACAGATTCTTTAGGATTAAATAGAGAGAAAATAAATTTAACAGAACTTATAAAAGAGTGCATAAAAAATATTCCTGTAACTCCAGGCAGCGGTATTTCTATAAATGTTTCCCCGATGTTTGGGTCATTACCGCCTGTTAGCGGAGATAAAACAAGAATTATGCAGGTTTTTCAAAATCTAATAACCAATGGCATAAAGTTTAACGAGAATAGTGAAAAAAACATAGAAATTTCCGGGATGCGTATGGGTGAGTTTATCCAGATTTGCGTAGTTGATAACGGCGACGGCATCCCTTCCGAAGAAATCCCTAAATTATTCCAGAAATTTTATCAAATAGAGGAATCTTTTACAGGTCAGGTTGAAGGCGCCGGTTTGGGATTAGCACTTGTTAAAAGAATAGTCGGTGAACACGGCGGAAAAGTCTGGGCGGAAAGCGAAGTAGGAAAAGGCAGCCGATTTTATTTTACCCTGGCAATATGA
- a CDS encoding ATP-binding protein gives MKLRTKFSLSAVLLVLLIVSGISIFLFIAEEQHLIKEMKQSKVTMVKSFAQVCKESLIIKDEILLLNYLKMIKETKGVVYAMLVDNNNKILAHTDLKLLGKTYSATSGLHARGKDEKDEKIQDMSEPVNVDDKIIGIAKVGFSRGIIDDEIKKVLIQTRDRIFGIAIIALVVGVICGLILAGMMTGPIKKISDGAELIGQGKLDQVIFVNSKDELGTLAKQFNRMAEKLKELDQMKNDFVSSVTHELRSPLTSLGMYINLFFKGAAGTLTDKQKEFLNIMSQNTARLSRFIDDLLDVAKIERGKMEINKESCELLPIIQQIVQLFEPQFNDKKIELQLDISKGLPHIFADAERTRQIITNLLSNAIKFTPEGGKVKITTKDVRSPMSNVQSSSTSDLGPRTSDFIYVSVTDTGVGIPQDDLNRIFNKFEQVRGIKEKIKGQKGTGLGLSIVKGIVEAQGGKIRVESELGKGSTFTFTIPIAK, from the coding sequence ATGAAATTAAGAACAAAATTTAGTTTATCAGCAGTTTTATTAGTGCTTTTAATTGTTTCAGGGATAAGTATTTTTCTTTTCATTGCTGAGGAACAGCATTTAATAAAAGAAATGAAACAAAGTAAAGTTACTATGGTTAAAAGTTTCGCTCAAGTCTGTAAAGAGTCATTGATTATAAAAGACGAGATACTGCTTTTGAATTATCTTAAGATGATTAAGGAAACAAAAGGAGTAGTTTATGCGATGCTGGTTGATAATAACAATAAAATACTTGCACACACGGATTTAAAACTCTTAGGTAAGACATATAGTGCCACAAGCGGTTTACACGCTCGTGGTAAAGATGAAAAAGACGAAAAAATTCAGGATATGTCCGAACCGGTAAATGTTGATGATAAGATTATCGGTATAGCAAAAGTGGGTTTTTCCCGCGGAATTATAGATGATGAAATTAAAAAAGTTTTAATCCAAACCCGTGACAGGATTTTTGGGATAGCTATTATAGCATTGGTTGTCGGGGTTATTTGCGGGTTGATACTTGCCGGTATGATGACAGGTCCGATAAAAAAAATATCTGATGGGGCGGAACTGATAGGTCAGGGTAAGCTGGACCAGGTTATTTTTGTTAACAGTAAAGATGAATTAGGCACTCTTGCAAAACAGTTTAACAGAATGGCAGAAAAACTGAAAGAACTTGACCAGATGAAAAATGATTTTGTATCAAGCGTAACTCACGAATTGCGTTCTCCGCTGACATCTTTGGGTATGTATATTAATCTTTTCTTTAAGGGAGCTGCAGGAACACTTACGGATAAACAGAAAGAATTCTTAAATATTATGAGCCAGAATACAGCCCGTCTTTCACGTTTTATTGATGATTTATTGGATGTTGCTAAAATTGAAAGAGGGAAAATGGAAATAAACAAGGAATCCTGTGAATTGCTACCAATAATACAGCAGATTGTCCAGCTTTTCGAGCCGCAATTCAATGATAAAAAAATAGAACTGCAATTGGATATTTCAAAAGGTTTGCCGCATATTTTTGCCGATGCCGAGAGAACCAGACAAATAATTACAAATCTCTTAAGCAACGCAATAAAATTCACCCCGGAAGGCGGAAAGGTAAAAATAACAACAAAAGATGTCCGAAGTCCAATGTCCAATGTCCAAAGTAGTTCGACCTCGGACCTCGGACCTCGGACCTCGGACTTTATTTATGTTTCCGTTACCGATACCGGTGTTGGGATTCCTCAGGATGACTTAAATAGAATTTTTAATAAATTTGAACAGGTACGGGGAATAAAGGAAAAAATCAAAGGTCAAAAAGGAACGGGACTTGGACTATCAATTGTAAAAGGGATTGTAGAAGCACAGGGTGGCAAAATACGGGTTGAAAGCGAACTCGGCAAAGGTTCTACATTCACTTTTACAATACCAATAGCTAAATAG
- a CDS encoding PorV/PorQ family protein has protein sequence MKLKKTYYNHNILCLLFVIYFLLPTSYFLYGEPGTTAFNFLKIATGVRGAGMGEAFTAVADDMNAIYWNPAGLSQVKYKGVSAEYLKWFQDIDYQTVSFVLPLNIGTFAGSLYNLSFGKIEGYNAGGVPTDKISTFDRAFIVSYSNILYQKLSAGANIKVIQEKLDDDETICLAGDVGLLFKAEKPAPVNLAVAVQNIGNSVTEDPLPLNIKLGASSKFLNDDLTFDVDYNIPKDRVGYFNVGTEYQFLDLLMLRVGYKFRDINGIRFGFGVGNEKISFDYAFAPYGLLGDTHHFGMNIYFGKSHELDVINEKIEKYLKKGKRYFEKKDLIEAQEEFKNVLVYDPTNQEAKDYLDKITVHISEANIEKHLVSGKKYLEKNDFLKAEQEFTSVLLVDKENVQAKKYLAEVQEGLLKEKKQRLEILFNQGLEFYNRDEFEDAISIWEKVILLDPEHASSKEYIVKAKIDIEKRERRKLDERYKILYEKALEFYNKGNYKKALGLFTEISQKSDGTLKVDDYLTKTKEKVANMYLKEGQKLFENGFYKEAITVLNKSLECVPDYKEALDYIKKCQEKVNEEFEKNKVLADEYNNKGLIEYNQGNLKEAIKFWEDALKLNPGHESAAKNLERAKKELKK, from the coding sequence ATGAAATTGAAAAAAACATATTATAATCATAATATCCTTTGTTTGTTGTTTGTTATCTACTTCCTACTTCCTACTTCCTACTTCCTATACGGGGAGCCCGGAACGACTGCGTTTAATTTTCTTAAAATTGCAACAGGTGTTCGTGGCGCCGGTATGGGTGAAGCGTTTACTGCTGTTGCAGACGATATGAACGCAATTTATTGGAATCCCGCAGGGCTTTCACAGGTAAAATATAAAGGGGTAAGTGCAGAATATCTTAAATGGTTCCAGGATATCGATTACCAGACGGTATCTTTTGTGCTGCCGCTTAATATCGGTACTTTCGCAGGGAGTTTATATAATTTATCTTTTGGTAAAATTGAGGGATATAATGCCGGGGGTGTTCCTACTGATAAAATAAGTACGTTTGACCGGGCTTTTATTGTTTCATACTCAAATATCTTATATCAAAAACTATCCGCCGGTGCAAACATCAAAGTAATTCAGGAAAAACTGGATGATGACGAAACTATATGTTTAGCCGGTGATGTTGGATTGCTTTTTAAAGCAGAAAAACCGGCACCTGTTAATTTAGCGGTTGCAGTACAGAACATAGGGAATTCAGTCACAGAAGACCCATTACCGCTCAATATTAAGTTAGGTGCCAGTTCTAAATTTCTTAACGATGATTTAACATTTGACGTGGACTATAATATTCCAAAAGACAGGGTTGGTTATTTTAATGTAGGTACTGAATACCAGTTTCTTGATTTGCTTATGTTAAGGGTCGGGTATAAATTCAGGGATATAAACGGAATCCGTTTCGGGTTCGGGGTAGGGAACGAAAAAATATCTTTTGACTATGCTTTTGCCCCTTACGGGCTTCTTGGCGATACTCATCATTTCGGTATGAATATTTATTTTGGAAAAAGTCACGAGCTTGATGTAATAAATGAGAAAATTGAAAAATATCTGAAAAAAGGGAAAAGATATTTTGAAAAGAAGGACTTGATAGAAGCGCAGGAAGAATTTAAAAATGTTTTGGTTTATGACCCGACCAATCAGGAAGCCAAAGATTATCTGGATAAAATCACGGTTCATATAAGTGAAGCAAATATTGAAAAACACCTGGTTTCCGGAAAGAAATATCTTGAAAAGAACGATTTTTTAAAAGCAGAACAAGAGTTTACAAGTGTCTTATTGGTGGATAAAGAAAATGTTCAGGCAAAAAAATATCTGGCTGAAGTTCAGGAAGGGCTTCTTAAAGAAAAAAAACAAAGATTAGAGATATTGTTTAACCAGGGGCTTGAATTTTATAATAGAGACGAATTTGAAGATGCAATAAGTATCTGGGAAAAAGTTATATTGCTTGACCCGGAACATGCGTCAAGTAAAGAATATATTGTTAAAGCGAAAATAGATATTGAAAAGAGGGAAAGAAGGAAACTCGATGAACGGTATAAGATTCTTTATGAAAAGGCGTTGGAATTTTATAATAAAGGTAATTATAAAAAAGCACTGGGATTGTTTACTGAAATATCTCAAAAATCGGATGGAACTTTGAAAGTAGATGACTATTTAACCAAGACAAAAGAAAAGGTTGCTAATATGTATTTAAAAGAAGGGCAGAAACTTTTTGAAAACGGTTTTTATAAAGAAGCGATAACTGTTTTGAATAAATCATTGGAATGTGTGCCGGATTATAAGGAAGCTCTGGATTATATAAAGAAATGCCAAGAAAAAGTTAATGAAGAATTTGAAAAAAATAAAGTTTTGGCGGACGAATACAATAACAAAGGTTTGATAGAATACAATCAAGGAAACCTGAAAGAGGCGATTAAATTCTGGGAAGACGCGCTAAAATTAAATCCCGGACATGAATCTGCCGCCAAAAACCTGGAAAGAGCAAAAAAAGAATTGAAAAAATAA